The following proteins are co-located in the Salvelinus namaycush isolate Seneca chromosome 31, SaNama_1.0, whole genome shotgun sequence genome:
- the LOC120026249 gene encoding corticotropin-releasing factor-binding protein-like produces MEGTFREQLFFVVLCLSVLKGDARYMEENEITPEGLFSLLNSELKREIPEELIYSRPLRCLDMVAAEGQFTFTADRPHLSCAAFFIAEPNQVINVEYDSVDIDCRGGDFIKVFDGWVMKGEKFPSSQDHALPLMERYVDYCDSGTVRRTVRSSQNVAMVFFRVHTVGSSFTLTVRKPINPFPCNIISQTPEGSFTMVIPQQHRNCSFSIIYPVEIKIAELSLGHLNDFPIKKSMPGCAGAGDFVELLGGNGMDPSKMFPVADLCYNFNGPAQMKIGCDNTVVRMVSSGRFVNRVAFQYRLLDRQELQRIKVNSVEDFCFTG; encoded by the exons ATGGAGGGGACTTTCCGAGAGCAGCTGTTCTTTGTTGTGTTATGTCTGTCAGTTCTCAAGGGAGACGCCAGGTACATGGAG GAAAATGAGATCACTCCAGAAGGATTATTTTCCCTTCTTAATTCTGAACTCAAAAGAGAAATACCAGAGGAATTAATTTACAGCCGACCTCTCC ggtgTCTGGACATGGTGGCAGCAGAGGGTCAGTTCACCTTTACAGCAGACCGGCCTCATCTCAGCTGTGCTGCTTTCTTCATCGCTGAGCCCAACCAGGTCATCAATGTGGAGTATGATAGCGTTGACATCGACTGCAGAGGTGGAGACTTCATCAAG gTGTTTGACGGCTGGGTGATGAAGGGAGAGAAGTTCCCTAGTTCCCAGGATCACGCCCTGCCGCTGATGGAACGCTACGTAGACTACTGCGACTCCGGGACTGTCAGGAGAACCGTACGGTCATCTCAGAACGTTGCAATGGTGTTCTTCCGTGTTCACACCGTCGGCAGCTCCTTCACGCTGACTGTCAGGAAACCCATCAACCCTTTCC CCTGTAATATCATCTCCCAGACACCAGAGGGCAGCTTCACCATGGTGATACCCCAGCAGCACAGGAACTGCAGCTTCTCCATCATCTACCCCGTGGAGATCAAGATCGCTGAGCTCAGCCTGGGACACCTCAACGACTTCCCCATCAAG aaGTCCATGCCAGGCTGTGCTGGAGCAGGGGACTTTGTGGAGCTGCTGGGAGGGAACGGGATGGACCCGTCTAAGATGTTCCCAGTAGCTGACCTCTGCTACAACTTCAACGGCCCCG CCCAGATGAAGATAGGTTGTGACAACACTGTGGTGAGAATGGTGTCCAGCGGTAGGTTTGTCAACCGGGTGGCGTTCCAGTACCGGCTACTGGACCGGCAGGAGCTGCAGAGGATCAAGGTGAACAGTGTGGAGGATTTCTGCTTCACTGGCTGa